Proteins encoded in a region of the Clostridium beijerinckii genome:
- the plsX gene encoding phosphate acyltransferase PlsX, whose amino-acid sequence MKIAIDGMGGDNAPVAVIEGSIQALKAYNDIQLYITGPEEVLNLELAKYTYPKEKVIIVDAKEVISPNEHPVMALRKKKDSSIVKALNLVKEGICDAVVSGGSTGAFLAGCTLIVGRVKGIERPALAPIMPGRRGKFMIVDVGANVDCKPSFLVQFAKMGKIYYQKVFSVENPTIGLINIGEEEEKGNELTKAAFKLLKEESSINFKGNIEPREIPTGDTNILVSDGFVGNTALKMYEGSASSILGIIKDEVLKSSIISKIGVVLLKPVLKNIMKKFDYKEYGGAPFLGVDGICIKAHGSSDARAFKNSIKQTKIFYDNNVLKDIRNEFSSEN is encoded by the coding sequence ATGAAAATAGCTATAGATGGCATGGGGGGAGATAATGCACCTGTGGCAGTAATAGAAGGCTCTATTCAAGCTCTTAAGGCATATAATGATATCCAATTGTATATTACCGGTCCAGAAGAAGTTCTAAATCTAGAGTTAGCTAAATATACTTATCCCAAGGAAAAAGTTATTATAGTAGATGCAAAGGAAGTAATTTCACCTAATGAGCATCCTGTTATGGCTCTACGAAAGAAGAAAGATTCAAGTATAGTTAAGGCACTAAACTTAGTTAAAGAAGGAATTTGTGATGCTGTAGTATCAGGAGGCAGTACAGGTGCATTTTTAGCTGGGTGTACGTTGATAGTAGGCAGAGTTAAAGGAATAGAAAGGCCTGCTCTTGCGCCTATAATGCCGGGTAGACGTGGAAAGTTTATGATAGTAGATGTTGGTGCTAATGTTGATTGCAAACCTTCATTTTTGGTGCAATTTGCAAAGATGGGTAAAATATATTATCAAAAGGTTTTCAGTGTTGAAAATCCGACTATAGGACTTATAAATATTGGAGAAGAAGAAGAAAAAGGAAATGAACTTACAAAAGCTGCTTTTAAGCTTTTGAAGGAAGAGAGTTCTATAAATTTTAAAGGGAATATAGAGCCTAGAGAAATACCTACTGGCGACACTAATATTTTAGTAAGTGATGGTTTTGTGGGAAATACAGCTTTAAAGATGTATGAAGGATCCGCTTCGAGTATATTAGGTATAATTAAAGATGAGGTGCTTAAATCGTCGATTATATCTAAAATAGGAGTAGTTCTCCTAAAACCTGTGCTAAAAAATATAATGAAAAAGTTTGATTATAAGGAATATGGTGGAGCTCCGTTCTTGGGAGTTGATGGGATTTGTATAAAAGCTCATGGCAGTTCTGACGCAAGAGCGTTTAAGAATTCTATTAAACAAACTAAAATTTTCTATGATAATAATGTATTAAAAGATATAAGAAATGAATTTTCTTCGGAAAATTAG
- the smc gene encoding chromosome segregation protein SMC, which produces MFLKSLEIRGFKSFADKTELKFKQGVTAVVGPNGSGKSNISDAVRWVLGEQSVKVLRGGKMEDVIFAGTQFRKPVGLAQVSLTLDNSDEKLATEYNEVVVSRRIFRSGESEYLINNSKCRLKDVINLFMDTGIGKEGYSLIGQGKIEAILSGKPEDRRNLLEEAAGIVKFKNRKEEAEKKLSNTDENLVRINDILSTYEERIEPLRIEREKALEFTDLSNNLKKKEVSLIVHTIDKMEEELKGFNEDLNLKIKEIEDKRKEVSNYKSQLKELELKIEKLEKKNLEEKEKYYSLKETVSEDEKSIELYKERIKSFEEKINRNNYELDDILVKVNQLNENKKLLESELSERLKEQRLREEDIVSLEENNIKSSKELKSIDEEIKSLREGEFELLRSNSDMKNEITMLNKDLSLREEKKETLNSSISFLENNIVINLATYKDLTNEIEKNKDNIKLLNMQIVEHKKKIGSLSANLTKKENELRELSGTLTKLDANRSMLENLEKHYEGYNRSVKSLMELIHRERITAANDTKVLGEIFTVGKKYEVAIEIALGAAISNVITKNEEIAKVLIGYLKKNSLGRATFLPLNIIKGKKLELDRSITEANGYIGIASDIISYDKEYKNIMDYSLGRTIICSDMDCALNIARIGKYNYRIVTLDGEIINPGGALTGGSIKGKNSNVLGRKREIEELVLDISNKKEKYEELKILVQDIKKEIQNLDEDMLNKRDEVHEKNIELTKKESEIKGLQSDTDKLKRNLETAKEEIKRIAGEREAILEKIRAKESEVQVIESENTANKSKSIELEQLMKIKVQEVNDSDTKLTEMKISKAKLDEAIENKKNEFLRIEKEIKDLEIKNELLNNENEENKKNIESLNLDIKAKNKNIEENNINISNLEVNFKDDEILKEKLKQEFKEKDNVISGILDEVSLKEMEVNKREVIKAKKENDREHVYKKLNEELELTYAEALDKCEPVVDEEALKQEIFVTKGKITKLGVVNLAAIEEYEEIKEKYEFMSTQAEDLENAKRELNAVIEEMTNEMKSLFKENFKILNYNFDKTFKDLFKGGSAELILGEGDELTANIDINVEPPGKKLQNINLMSGGEKVLSAIALLFAILKMKPTPFCILDEIEAALDDANVYRYAEFLKMFSQNTQFIIITHRKGTMEVSDIIYGVTMEEKGVSKVVSVDFSDS; this is translated from the coding sequence ATGTTTTTAAAATCTCTAGAAATACGAGGATTTAAATCTTTTGCTGATAAAACAGAATTAAAATTTAAACAAGGCGTTACAGCTGTTGTAGGACCTAACGGAAGTGGAAAGAGTAATATTTCGGATGCTGTAAGATGGGTATTGGGAGAACAGAGCGTTAAGGTTCTAAGAGGCGGAAAAATGGAAGATGTAATATTTGCAGGAACGCAGTTTAGAAAGCCAGTGGGCCTTGCTCAGGTTTCGCTAACCCTTGATAATAGTGATGAAAAGCTCGCGACAGAATATAACGAAGTAGTTGTATCAAGAAGAATATTTAGATCAGGAGAATCGGAATATTTAATAAATAATTCAAAGTGTAGGCTAAAAGATGTAATAAATCTTTTTATGGATACAGGAATTGGTAAGGAAGGTTACTCGCTAATTGGACAAGGTAAGATTGAAGCCATATTAAGTGGTAAGCCAGAAGATAGAAGAAATCTCTTAGAGGAAGCAGCAGGTATTGTAAAGTTTAAAAATAGAAAAGAAGAAGCAGAGAAAAAGTTAAGCAATACGGATGAAAATTTAGTTAGAATAAATGATATTCTATCAACTTATGAAGAGAGAATAGAACCCCTAAGGATTGAAAGAGAGAAGGCATTAGAATTTACTGACTTATCTAATAATTTGAAGAAAAAAGAAGTATCGCTTATAGTACATACAATAGACAAAATGGAAGAAGAATTAAAAGGGTTTAATGAAGATTTAAATTTAAAAATTAAAGAAATTGAAGATAAGCGTAAAGAAGTGTCTAATTATAAGTCACAACTTAAAGAGTTAGAACTGAAAATAGAAAAACTAGAAAAGAAGAATTTAGAAGAAAAAGAGAAATATTATAGCCTAAAAGAAACTGTTAGTGAAGATGAAAAAAGTATAGAACTTTACAAAGAAAGAATTAAGAGTTTTGAAGAAAAGATTAATAGGAATAATTATGAGCTGGATGATATTTTAGTTAAGGTAAATCAGCTTAATGAAAACAAGAAATTATTAGAAAGCGAATTGAGTGAAAGACTAAAGGAACAAAGATTAAGAGAAGAAGATATAGTAAGTTTAGAAGAAAACAATATAAAAAGTTCTAAGGAACTTAAAAGTATAGATGAAGAAATAAAATCTCTAAGAGAAGGTGAATTTGAACTTTTAAGAAGTAACTCAGATATGAAGAATGAGATTACTATGCTAAATAAAGATCTTTCCCTAAGAGAAGAGAAAAAAGAAACCCTAAATTCGTCTATATCTTTTCTAGAAAATAATATTGTTATTAATTTAGCGACTTATAAAGATCTAACCAATGAAATTGAAAAGAATAAAGACAATATAAAATTGTTAAATATGCAAATAGTAGAGCATAAGAAAAAAATAGGTTCTCTATCAGCAAATTTAACTAAAAAAGAAAATGAACTTAGAGAATTAAGTGGGACTTTAACAAAACTTGATGCAAATAGATCAATGTTAGAAAACTTGGAAAAGCATTATGAGGGATATAACAGGTCAGTAAAATCTTTAATGGAATTAATTCATAGGGAAAGAATTACGGCTGCAAATGATACTAAAGTCTTAGGTGAAATTTTCACTGTAGGTAAAAAGTATGAAGTTGCTATAGAAATAGCTTTAGGTGCTGCAATTTCAAATGTTATAACAAAAAATGAAGAAATAGCAAAAGTTCTTATAGGATATTTGAAAAAAAATAGTCTAGGAAGAGCGACATTTTTACCTTTAAATATTATAAAAGGAAAGAAGTTAGAACTAGATAGAAGTATAACTGAAGCTAATGGATATATTGGGATTGCAAGTGACATAATATCTTATGACAAAGAGTATAAAAATATAATGGATTATTCTCTAGGAAGAACAATAATCTGTAGTGATATGGACTGCGCTCTTAACATCGCAAGAATCGGAAAATATAATTATAGAATCGTTACTTTGGATGGAGAAATCATAAATCCAGGGGGAGCATTAACAGGTGGTAGCATAAAGGGGAAAAATTCAAATGTTCTAGGTAGAAAAAGAGAGATTGAAGAATTAGTATTAGACATAAGCAATAAAAAAGAGAAATATGAGGAATTGAAAATACTAGTTCAAGATATCAAGAAAGAAATACAAAACCTAGACGAGGATATGCTGAATAAAAGGGATGAAGTTCATGAGAAAAATATTGAACTTACAAAAAAGGAAAGTGAGATTAAAGGGTTACAATCTGATACGGACAAGCTAAAGAGAAATCTAGAAACTGCTAAAGAAGAAATAAAAAGAATAGCAGGTGAAAGAGAAGCTATTTTAGAAAAGATTAGAGCTAAAGAATCTGAAGTTCAGGTGATTGAAAGTGAAAATACAGCTAACAAGAGCAAAAGTATAGAACTGGAACAATTAATGAAAATTAAAGTTCAAGAAGTTAACGATAGCGATACTAAGCTTACAGAAATGAAAATCAGTAAGGCTAAGTTGGATGAGGCAATAGAAAATAAAAAGAATGAATTTTTAAGAATAGAAAAAGAAATTAAGGATTTAGAGATTAAAAATGAACTTTTAAATAATGAAAATGAGGAAAATAAAAAAAATATTGAAAGTTTAAATTTAGATATAAAGGCTAAGAATAAGAATATCGAAGAAAATAATATTAATATCAGCAATTTAGAAGTAAACTTTAAAGATGATGAGATATTAAAAGAAAAGTTAAAGCAAGAATTTAAAGAAAAAGATAATGTAATAAGCGGCATTTTGGATGAAGTAAGCTTAAAAGAAATGGAAGTAAATAAGCGAGAAGTAATTAAAGCTAAGAAAGAAAATGATAGGGAGCATGTTTATAAGAAACTTAATGAAGAGTTAGAATTAACTTATGCAGAGGCATTAGATAAATGTGAGCCAGTAGTTGATGAGGAAGCTTTGAAACAAGAAATTTTTGTTACTAAAGGAAAGATAACAAAACTTGGAGTAGTAAATTTAGCGGCAATAGAAGAGTATGAAGAAATTAAAGAAAAGTATGAGTTTATGTCTACTCAGGCAGAGGATTTAGAAAATGCCAAGAGGGAATTAAATGCTGTTATTGAAGAAATGACTAATGAAATGAAAAGTTTATTTAAAGAAAACTTCAAAATATTGAATTATAATTTTGATAAAACTTTTAAAGATTTGTTTAAAGGTGGAAGTGCTGAGCTTATTTTAGGTGAAGGCGACGAGCTTACAGCTAATATTGACATAAATGTAGAGCCGCCAGGAAAAAAACTTCAAAATATTAATCTAATGTCTGGTGGAGAGAAGGTTTTATCTGCAATAGCTTTACTTTTTGCAATTTTAAAGATGAAACCAACGCCTTTCTGTATATTGGATGAAATAGAAGCGGCTTTAGATGATGCAAATGTATATAGATATGCAGAGTTCCTAAAAATGTTCTCTCAAAATACTCAATTTATAATTATAACTCATAGAAAGGGAACTATGGAGGTAAGTGATATTATATATGGAGTAACAATGGAAGAGAAAGGTGTATCAAAGGTAGTTTCAGTAGACTTTTCCGATAGCTAG
- the rnc gene encoding ribonuclease III — protein sequence MNRYTLKEIEENLGVFFNNHTLLKTALTHSSFGNQFKDAEYNERLEFLGDSVLQLCITEYLFNNYKHKTEGELTKIRSLIVCENSLYEIAKKINLGSYIRMSKGEEITGGRERISIQADAVEAIIAAVYLDKGIGFVRDFILLHFEEIINKAINNEIVLDFKTKLQELLQKDGEVAIQYELTKFEGPPHRRKFFTNVVIDKKLMGEGSGYSKKEAEQNAAKQALDILEGKHE from the coding sequence ATGAATAGATATACACTTAAAGAAATAGAAGAAAATTTAGGGGTTTTTTTTAATAACCACACACTACTAAAAACGGCTCTTACTCATAGCTCTTTTGGAAATCAATTTAAGGATGCGGAATATAATGAAAGACTTGAATTTCTAGGGGACTCAGTATTGCAGCTTTGTATTACAGAATACCTTTTTAATAATTACAAACATAAAACAGAAGGTGAGCTGACAAAAATAAGAAGCTTGATAGTTTGTGAAAATTCTCTTTACGAAATTGCAAAAAAGATAAACTTAGGATCTTATATTAGAATGAGTAAAGGTGAAGAAATTACAGGTGGAAGAGAAAGAATTTCAATACAAGCAGATGCTGTTGAAGCAATCATTGCAGCTGTTTATTTAGACAAAGGCATTGGTTTTGTAAGAGATTTTATATTGCTTCATTTTGAAGAGATAATAAATAAAGCAATAAATAATGAAATAGTATTAGATTTCAAAACAAAACTTCAAGAACTTCTTCAAAAAGATGGAGAAGTAGCAATTCAATATGAACTTACAAAATTTGAAGGACCACCTCACAGAAGAAAATTTTTTACGAATGTAGTTATAGATAAAAAATTAATGGGTGAAGGTTCAGGCTATAGTAAAAAAGAAGCAGAACAAAATGCAGCTAAACAGGCATTAGATATATTGGAAGGTAAACATGAGTAA
- the acpP gene encoding acyl carrier protein encodes MFEKIQAIIADKLSIDVESVVMEASFIEDLNADSLDIVELIMALEDELDMEIPDEDVENFKTVGDVVNYVKAHHEE; translated from the coding sequence ATGTTTGAAAAGATCCAAGCAATTATTGCTGATAAATTAAGTATCGATGTAGAAAGCGTTGTTATGGAAGCATCATTTATTGAAGATTTAAATGCGGACTCATTAGATATAGTTGAGCTTATAATGGCTCTAGAAGATGAACTAGATATGGAAATACCTGACGAAGACGTTGAAAACTTCAAGACAGTTGGAGATGTTGTCAATTACGTAAAAGCTCATCACGAAGAATAA
- the rpmF gene encoding 50S ribosomal protein L32, whose product MGCPARKSGKAKVKARRAQTFKASLPGIVECPQCHEMKLAHRVCKNCGYYKGKEVVASEK is encoded by the coding sequence ATGGGTTGTCCAGCAAGAAAATCAGGAAAAGCTAAAGTAAAAGCAAGAAGAGCTCAAACTTTTAAAGCTAGTTTACCTGGCATAGTTGAATGTCCACAATGCCACGAAATGAAACTTGCTCATAGAGTATGTAAAAATTGTGGTTATTATAAAGGTAAGGAAGTTGTAGCTTCTGAAAAATAA
- a CDS encoding acetate kinase has protein sequence MKVLVINCGSSSLKYQLIDMSNEESLAQGLVERIGITGSILTQKVEGKDKYVVETPLKDHQDAIELVLKCLVDENHGVISSMDEISAVGHRVVHGGEKYATSVVINEEVIKALDEFTKLAPLHNPPNIIGINACKALMPKTPMVAVFDTAFHQTMPEKAFMYALPYELYTEDHVRRYGFHGTSHKYVAGEMAKWMDKDISDLKIVTCHIGNGVSITAVDGGKSVDTTMGFTPLDGIIMGSRSGSIDPAIVTYLVKEKGYSIDEVNDTLNKKSGVLGISGIGTDFRDIRSAVENDNDPRALLTMDIFGYQVKKQIGAYAAVMGGVDAIVFTAGIGEHAPEIRSRALTNMEFLGIEVDLEKNESHNIGDGMEISKETSKVKVVVIPTNEELMIAKETLELVK, from the coding sequence ATGAAAGTATTAGTTATAAATTGTGGTAGTTCTTCACTAAAATATCAACTTATTGATATGAGTAATGAAGAGTCTTTGGCTCAAGGACTTGTTGAAAGAATAGGAATTACTGGGTCAATATTGACTCAAAAAGTTGAAGGAAAAGATAAATATGTAGTTGAAACACCATTAAAAGATCATCAAGATGCAATAGAACTTGTTTTAAAATGCTTAGTTGATGAAAACCATGGTGTAATAAGTTCAATGGATGAGATATCAGCTGTTGGACATAGAGTTGTTCATGGGGGTGAAAAATACGCAACTTCAGTAGTAATTAATGAAGAAGTAATTAAGGCACTTGATGAATTTACAAAATTAGCACCACTTCATAATCCTCCAAATATAATTGGAATAAATGCATGTAAGGCTCTTATGCCAAAAACTCCAATGGTAGCAGTATTTGATACAGCATTCCATCAAACTATGCCAGAAAAAGCATTTATGTATGCTCTTCCATATGAATTATACACAGAAGATCACGTAAGAAGATATGGATTCCATGGTACATCTCATAAGTATGTAGCAGGTGAAATGGCAAAATGGATGGATAAAGACATAAGCGATTTAAAGATAGTAACTTGTCATATAGGTAATGGTGTAAGTATTACAGCTGTTGATGGTGGAAAATCTGTAGATACTACAATGGGATTCACTCCATTAGATGGTATTATAATGGGATCAAGATCTGGAAGCATAGATCCAGCAATAGTTACTTATTTAGTAAAAGAAAAAGGATATTCTATAGATGAAGTAAATGATACCTTAAATAAGAAATCAGGGGTTCTAGGTATATCAGGAATAGGAACAGATTTTAGAGATATTAGAAGTGCTGTGGAAAATGATAATGATCCTAGAGCATTACTTACAATGGATATATTCGGATATCAAGTTAAGAAGCAAATAGGTGCTTATGCTGCCGTAATGGGTGGTGTTGATGCAATTGTATTTACAGCAGGAATAGGAGAACATGCTCCAGAAATAAGATCAAGAGCTTTAACTAATATGGAATTCTTAGGAATAGAAGTAGATTTAGAAAAGAACGAAAGTCATAACATCGGAGATGGTATGGAAATTTCTAAGGAAACTTCAAAGGTTAAAGTAGTTGTAATACCTACAAACGAAGAATTAATGATTGCTAAAGAAACTTTAGAATTAGTTAAGTAA
- a CDS encoding nucleotidyltransferase: MILILTGIITEYNPFHKGHEYHLSKAKSDTNADAIVCVMSGNFMQRGIPAIIDKWKRAEMAIKNGVDLVLELPLVYSISSAEHFAFGSVSLLNSLGVIDHLYFGSEEGNVSILEDIAKVLVSEPLRYKKLLKDNLDLGLPFHLSRANALKDYLNSNKLLDTISNSNNILGIEYIKSLIRLNSEIVPKTIKREGSLYNDINISASFASATSIRKHLKEKSLNDLADIIPKASYDILLDLSSSKYPFIFEEDTFKYIKYKLLTNERSLSNLPDVSEGIDNKILKEILRSNSLNELILNSKSKRYTYTRISRILLQSFLNLEDFDLLNLSKSPVPYARVLAFNSTGQRILKSIKTNSSINLITKVPRNNQCDHLKIDILGTKAYSLLNPKVNPMDDYLKGPFIM; the protein is encoded by the coding sequence ATGATTTTAATACTTACAGGAATAATTACAGAATATAATCCATTTCATAAAGGTCATGAATATCACCTTAGCAAGGCAAAATCTGACACAAACGCAGATGCTATAGTTTGTGTAATGAGTGGTAATTTTATGCAAAGAGGAATTCCAGCAATTATAGATAAATGGAAAAGAGCTGAAATGGCTATTAAAAATGGTGTTGATCTAGTTCTAGAACTGCCTCTAGTTTATTCCATTTCTTCCGCTGAACATTTTGCTTTTGGAAGCGTGTCTCTTCTTAACTCGTTAGGCGTAATAGATCACTTATACTTCGGAAGTGAAGAAGGAAATGTCTCTATATTGGAAGACATAGCAAAAGTTTTAGTTTCTGAACCTTTAAGATACAAAAAACTTTTAAAGGATAATTTAGACTTGGGTTTACCATTTCATTTGAGTCGAGCAAATGCACTTAAAGATTATTTAAACTCAAATAAATTATTAGATACAATATCAAATTCTAATAATATTTTAGGTATTGAATATATAAAATCTCTAATTCGTTTAAATAGCGAAATAGTTCCTAAAACTATTAAAAGAGAAGGTTCATTATATAATGATATCAACATAAGTGCTTCATTCGCTTCCGCTACATCAATAAGAAAACATTTGAAAGAGAAATCGCTGAATGATTTAGCTGACATTATACCAAAGGCGAGCTATGACATTCTTCTTGATCTATCTTCTTCTAAGTACCCTTTTATTTTTGAAGAAGACACATTTAAATATATAAAATATAAATTACTTACTAACGAAAGATCTCTTTCAAATCTGCCAGATGTATCAGAAGGCATAGACAATAAAATATTAAAAGAAATCTTAAGATCCAATTCACTTAATGAATTAATATTAAATTCTAAAAGCAAGAGATATACGTATACCAGGATAAGTAGAATTCTTTTGCAAAGCTTTTTAAACCTTGAAGATTTTGATTTATTAAACTTATCTAAGAGCCCTGTTCCTTACGCAAGAGTTCTTGCTTTTAATTCTACAGGACAAAGAATTCTAAAGAGTATAAAAACCAATTCTAGTATAAATTTAATAACAAAGGTACCAAGAAACAATCAATGTGATCATCTAAAAATAGATATCTTAGGAACAAAAGCATATTCGCTGCTAAATCCAAAAGTAAACCCTATGGATGACTATTTAAAAGGTCCTTTTATAATGTAG
- the pta gene encoding phosphate acetyltransferase: protein MDLMKKIWTAAQSNKQKIVLPEGNEERNIAAAEKIQELGLAYPILIGNKEEINNKAKELDVNLSGIEIIDPNESDKLEKYIEAFYELRKTKGVTMEKADKIVRDPLYFGTMMVKLDDADGMVSGAIHTTGDLLRPGLQIIKTAPGVSVVSSFFIMQVPGSSYGEEGTLIFSDCAVNPNPNEDQLAAIAIATAETAKNLCNMEPKVAMLSFSTMGSADNELVDKVRNATQKAKEMRPDLDIDGELQLDAAIVGKVAAQKAPESTVAGKANVLVFPDLQAGNIGYKLVQRFANAEAIGPICQGFAKPINDLSRGCSSDDIVNVVALTAVQAQTNK, encoded by the coding sequence ATGGACCTTATGAAAAAAATATGGACTGCAGCACAATCAAATAAACAAAAAATTGTTCTTCCAGAGGGAAACGAGGAAAGAAATATAGCAGCTGCAGAAAAAATACAAGAATTAGGATTAGCTTACCCAATTTTAATAGGTAACAAAGAAGAGATAAATAATAAGGCAAAGGAATTAGATGTAAATTTATCAGGAATTGAGATTATCGATCCAAATGAATCAGATAAATTAGAAAAGTATATTGAAGCCTTCTATGAACTTAGAAAGACAAAAGGCGTTACAATGGAAAAGGCAGATAAAATAGTCAGAGATCCTCTATATTTTGGTACGATGATGGTTAAATTAGATGATGCAGATGGAATGGTATCAGGAGCAATTCACACAACTGGAGATTTATTAAGACCAGGATTACAAATTATAAAGACAGCACCAGGGGTATCTGTTGTTTCAAGCTTCTTTATAATGCAAGTTCCAGGATCATCTTATGGTGAAGAAGGAACATTAATATTCTCAGACTGTGCAGTTAACCCTAACCCTAACGAGGATCAATTAGCAGCAATTGCAATAGCTACTGCAGAAACAGCTAAGAATTTATGTAACATGGAACCTAAGGTGGCAATGTTATCATTCTCTACTATGGGAAGTGCTGATAATGAATTAGTTGATAAGGTTAGAAATGCTACTCAAAAAGCAAAAGAAATGAGACCTGACTTAGATATAGATGGTGAGTTACAATTAGATGCAGCTATAGTTGGAAAAGTAGCAGCTCAAAAGGCACCAGAAAGTACTGTTGCTGGAAAAGCTAATGTTTTAGTATTCCCAGATTTACAAGCTGGAAATATAGGTTATAAATTAGTTCAAAGATTTGCAAATGCTGAAGCTATTGGACCTATCTGTCAAGGTTTTGCAAAACCAATCAATGACTTATCAAGAGGTTGTAGCTCAGATGATATTGTAAATGTTGTTGCGCTTACAGCAGTTCAAGCTCAAACAAACAAATAG
- a CDS encoding elongator complex protein 3: protein MSKNYYIIPIFVPHEGCPHNCVFCNQDRITGVDDEEVTASSVITTINDYLETIKNKNATIEISFFGGTFTGIREEKQRELLKVAKEFKEKGLIDKIRLSTRPDYINDYILTYLKEYGVDIIELGVQSLNEEVLKKAGRGHSVSDVINASKLIKEYKFILGHQIMPGLPGDTFERDIETTKESIKMNPDICRIYPSLVIKDTPMERMYINKEYNPYSLEEAVNVSKVMYEMYKKHNINVIRIGLQPTESINEGKDIVAGPFHPSFRELVEGSLLSDIILKNMMEEKIGVLYINPRDLSKLYANKKTYFSKLRDNGKIIDVKQDDDIERGHIKLCLKNRDLDIEY, encoded by the coding sequence ATGAGTAAAAATTATTATATAATACCGATATTTGTACCTCACGAAGGATGTCCGCATAATTGCGTATTCTGCAATCAGGATAGAATAACAGGTGTTGATGATGAAGAGGTTACGGCAAGTTCAGTAATTACCACAATAAATGATTATTTAGAAACTATAAAGAATAAAAATGCAACTATTGAAATTTCATTTTTTGGTGGTACATTTACAGGGATTAGGGAAGAAAAACAAAGGGAACTTCTAAAAGTGGCTAAGGAGTTCAAAGAAAAAGGCCTCATAGATAAAATAAGACTTTCTACAAGACCAGATTATATCAATGATTATATACTTACATATCTTAAAGAGTATGGAGTTGACATAATAGAGCTTGGAGTTCAATCTCTAAATGAAGAGGTGTTAAAAAAAGCTGGTAGAGGACATAGTGTTAGTGACGTTATAAATGCATCTAAATTAATAAAAGAATATAAATTTATATTAGGGCATCAAATAATGCCTGGACTGCCAGGAGATACTTTTGAAAGAGATATAGAAACGACTAAGGAATCAATTAAGATGAATCCAGATATTTGTAGAATATATCCGTCTTTAGTTATAAAAGATACTCCAATGGAAAGAATGTATATTAATAAAGAGTATAATCCGTATTCTCTTGAAGAGGCAGTTAACGTAAGTAAGGTTATGTATGAGATGTATAAAAAGCATAACATCAATGTAATAAGAATTGGTCTTCAGCCAACAGAAAGCATAAATGAAGGAAAAGATATAGTGGCAGGTCCGTTCCATCCATCGTTTAGAGAATTGGTCGAAGGCAGTTTATTGTCAGATATCATTTTAAAAAATATGATGGAAGAAAAAATAGGAGTTCTATATATTAACCCAAGGGATTTAAGTAAGCTTTACGCTAATAAGAAAACATATTTCAGTAAGCTTAGAGATAATGGGAAAATTATTGATGTAAAACAAGATGATGATATTGAAAGAGGTCATATAAAACTTTGTCTAAAAAATAGAGATTTAGATATAGAATACTAG
- a CDS encoding YceD family protein translates to MKVQISDIISGKDRSKKIDYTFDAPQFDFEGDIIKPIKPCEVVGKIASDGDILILNAKIKTDLEMICSRCLDTFIYPIDIDIEERFTTNRDSDDDEAIVVMDDVLDITEIVESSIISTLPIKRVCKNDCKGLCQECGCNLNHNSCSCQKEDVDIRFEALKGLFDNKEV, encoded by the coding sequence ATGAAAGTACAAATTTCAGATATTATTTCAGGTAAAGATAGAAGCAAGAAGATTGATTATACATTTGATGCACCACAATTTGATTTTGAGGGAGATATAATTAAGCCAATAAAACCTTGTGAAGTTGTTGGGAAGATCGCATCAGATGGGGATATATTAATATTAAATGCTAAAATCAAAACTGATTTAGAAATGATATGTTCAAGATGTTTAGATACCTTTATCTATCCAATAGATATTGATATAGAAGAAAGGTTTACAACTAATAGAGATAGTGATGACGATGAAGCTATTGTTGTAATGGATGATGTTTTAGACATCACAGAAATTGTTGAAAGTAGCATAATTTCAACACTACCTATTAAAAGAGTTTGCAAGAACGACTGTAAAGGGCTATGTCAAGAATGTGGGTGTAACTTAAATCACAACTCATGTTCGTGCCAAAAAGAAGATGTAGATATACGTTTTGAGGCCTTGAAAGGTTTGTTTGATAATAAGGAGGTGTAA